The genomic DNA GCGTGAATGGCACCTACAATACCGGCATCGGCAATGTGCCCGACGGCCAGTCCCTGGCGCTGAACTTCAATTGCAGCGTCAACCCGACCTGCTTTTCACCGCAGCCGAATTTCGGTGCCATCAACCGGATCACCGTGCGGCTGGCGTTCCCGACCAACTACGCCGGCCCCACCGACATTACCGAGATCGACATGGACTCGGTGTATGTGACGCCGACCGGTGGCTCGTTCCCGCCGGTATTCACCAGCGGCGGTACCAGCGCCACCTTCCGGGAAGGCGCCGCTGCCACCCCGGTAGTATTTGCCGCCTCCGGGGTACCGGAACCGGTATTGAGCCAATCCGGCACCCTGCCCGCCGGCGTTACCTGGGACAGCGTCAATTACCGACTCACCGGCACCCCGGCCACCGGCAGCCAGGGCGTCTATCACCCGGTGATTACCGCCACCAACAGCGCCGGTAGCGCAGGCAGATCGTTCACGCTTTTCGTGGAAGGCCCGCCCACCCTTACCAGCGCCAACGCCACCACCTTCTCGGAAGGCCAGGCCAACAGCTTCAGCGTCACCGCAGACGGTTACCCGGCGCCCACCTATTCCGTCACCGCCGGCAGCTTGCCCGATGGCGTCACGCTCAGCAGTAACGGCACCCTCAGTGGCACACCGGTCAACGCCGAGGCCAGCTACCCGATCACCATTACCGCCGATAACGGCGTCAGCCCGGCGGACAGCCAGTCCTTCACGCTTACCGTGAACCGGGCACCCCGGGTCATCGGCTTTACCGTTAACGGCCAGGAAGACACCCCGCTGAATCTGTCAGCCGGCGACTTTACGGTTACCGAACCGGACGGCGAAAACCTGTCTGTTTCCATCGACACCCTGCCCGCCAACGGCACCCTGCTGCAGGCTGGCGTTGCGGTCAGCGCCGGCACCCTGATGCCCCTGGCCGACCTGAATACCCTTTCCTTCATGCCCGATGCCAACTGGCACGGCAGCAGCAGCTTCAACTGGCGGGCCAGCGATGGCACCCTGTTCAGCCCCACCGCCACGGCGACCCTGACCATCGCCAGCGTCAACGACGCACCGGTCATCAGTGAGGGAAGCGACGCCGATTACATCACCGACGAAGACAGCGCCCTGCTGACCACGCTGACTGCCAACGATGTGGAAAGTGATCCGCTGAGCTGGAGCGTGTCCAGCGCCGCAGCCAACGGCCAGGTAGAAGTGGCCGGCGGCAATGTGACCTACACCCCCGCCCTGAATTTCAATGGCACGGACACCTTCGCGGTGAGCGTCAGCGACGGTAACGGCGGCGCGGCCAGCCACACCTTCAACGTCACCATCAACCCGCTCAACGATGCCCCCGTGATCACCCAGGGCAATGCGGTGACCGTGGACATGGACGAAGACAGCTCACCCACCGCCTTTGCGCTGACACTGGAGGCCAGCGATATTGAGGATGACCTGCTGAGCTGGTCGCTACCGACCCCGGCCAGCGAAGGCACGGCCACCGTCAGCGGCACCGGCGCCAGCCCCGCTATCAATTACCAGCCCGCGCCCAACTACAGCGGCAGCGACAGCTTTGTGCTGCGTGTTGCCGATGGCAACGGCGGCAACGCCGATATCACCGTCACCGTGAATATTGCCGGAATCAACGACGCCCCGACCCTGGCCGGCCCGGCCAGCGTCAGCGCGGTGGAAAACGTGGCGCTCAGCGTGAGCCCCACCACCCTGACCGACGTGGAAGGTGACACCCTCACCGTCACCGCCAGCGGCCTGCCCGCCTGGGCCAGTGTGAACAGCAGCAGCGGCGAGATCAGCGGCACCCCGGGCTCCGACACCGTGGCCAGGTATCTGCCATCACCTTGACTGCCAGCGATGGGCAGGCGGACAGCACCCTGGAGATGACGATTGAAGTGCTCGCCGATCTGGATGGCGACACCATTGCCGATATCTATGACGATGACATCGACGGCGATGGCATGAGCAACGACTTTGAAACCACCGCCGGTCTGGACCCCAGAGATCCCGGCGACGCCGATACCGATCTGGATGGTGACGGCACCAGCAACCTGGACGAGTTCCTCGCCCATAGCGACCCCACCGTGGATGACTATGCGCC from Alcanivorax sp. includes the following:
- a CDS encoding tandem-95 repeat protein, whose product is MGFKRGLPALLALVCLLGFGQLRADFIQIDGFVPVMPEASRGITRYPLPATSTTTNGATFTETGGRAKVTLGGNGNTAGALLMTYTFPSPIDLTDGGTNTQFFLVMDRIVRAEAAEGETALSVTITARDTSGVNGTYNTGIGNVPDGQSLALNFNCSVNPTCFSPQPNFGAINRITVRLAFPTNYAGPTDITEIDMDSVYVTPTGGSFPPVFTSGGTSATFREGAAATPVVFAASGVPEPVLSQSGTLPAGVTWDSVNYRLTGTPATGSQGVYHPVITATNSAGSAGRSFTLFVEGPPTLTSANATTFSEGQANSFSVTADGYPAPTYSVTAGSLPDGVTLSSNGTLSGTPVNAEASYPITITADNGVSPADSQSFTLTVNRAPRVIGFTVNGQEDTPLNLSAGDFTVTEPDGENLSVSIDTLPANGTLLQAGVAVSAGTLMPLADLNTLSFMPDANWHGSSSFNWRASDGTLFSPTATATLTIASVNDAPVISEGSDADYITDEDSALLTTLTANDVESDPLSWSVSSAAANGQVEVAGGNVTYTPALNFNGTDTFAVSVSDGNGGAASHTFNVTINPLNDAPVITQGNAVTVDMDEDSSPTAFALTLEASDIEDDLLSWSLPTPASEGTATVSGTGASPAINYQPAPNYSGSDSFVLRVADGNGGNADITVTVNIAGINDAPTLAGPASVSAVENVALSVSPTTLTDVEGDTLTVTASGLPAWASVNSSSGEISGTPGSDTVARYLPSP